In Aegilops tauschii subsp. strangulata cultivar AL8/78 chromosome 3, Aet v6.0, whole genome shotgun sequence, one genomic interval encodes:
- the LOC109776505 gene encoding uncharacterized protein encodes MAPKKTPKGKSGFFGVRQKPSGNWGVEFSDTERRWWIGTYPSAHEAARAYDVAVWRAERPWSHLNFPEIESRAEAEMLVPQGINMKEITTKKKKTKKPSVVVSAGETDEEAMARFAREHPEYVQAELEYYWKREAEQKKKRPKKEDEAGPSMVIPIESSSEEDWADFSSSSSSSSSEEEEEEGCDDPTKEEFWEQFRSSDEE; translated from the coding sequence ATGGCGCCGAAGAAGACGCCGAAGGGCAAGTCGGGCTTCTTCGGCGTGAGGCAGAAGCCCTCCGGTAACTGGGGTGTGGAGTTCTCCGACACCGAAAGGCGTTGGTGGATCGGCACGTACCCCTCCGCCCACGAGGCCGCGCGTGCCTACGACGTGGCGGTGTGGCGTGCCGAGAGGCCTTGGTCGCACCTCAACTTCCCAGAGATCGAGAGTCGGGCGGAAGCGGAGATGCTTGTGCCGCAGGGCATCAACATGAAGGAGAtcacgacgaagaagaagaagacgaagaagccGTCGGTTGTCGTCAGTGCTGGCGAGACTGACGAGGAGGCGATGGCGAGGTTTGCTCGGGAGCATCCGGAGTACGTCCAGGCCGAGCTGGAGTACTACTGGAAGCGTGAGGCGGAGCAGAAGAAGAAGAGGCCGAAGAAGGAGGACGAGGCCGGTCCTTCGATGGTGATCCCCATCGAGTCCTCTTCCGAGGAGGACTGGGCAGACttctcgtcgtcgtcgtcgtcgtcgtcgtcggaggaggaggaggaggaggggtgcGACGACCCGACGAAGGAGGAGTTCTGGGagcagttccgtagctccgatgaGGAGTAG
- the LOC109776509 gene encoding protein RETICULATA-RELATED 3, chloroplastic, translating to MAAPTAFAAAKFLPSAHLDSSARLAPLRAAPTSNLAFSPLPASSSALLALRSASPSPSPSGPGGKLPPPPPPRSYGGGGGGSGDAADSGGASDGAGGRAGILGMFLAGWAARVAADPQFPFKVLMEELVGVTACVLGDMSSRPNFGLNELDFVFSTLVVGSILNFVLMYMLAPTAGVSAAASAAASAAVSSLPSHMFEPGAYSLGSRVATLVSKGTTFAVVGFGAGLMGTAISNGLIALRKRMDPAFETPNKAPPTLLNAGTWALHMGISSNLRYQTLNGVEFLLGNVMPPPVFKVSVIALRCMNNVLGGMSFVLLARLTGAQKSDKPASSDSEAKERLIAEGDAIAANVSSEDK from the coding sequence ATGGCCGCCCCGACGGCCTTCGCCGCCGCCAAGTTCCTCCCCTCCGCCCACCTCGACTCCTCCGCCCGCCTCGCGCCGCTCCGCGCCGCCCCGACCTCCAACCTCGCCTTCTCCCCGCTGCCCGCCTCCTCCTCGGCACTCCTCGCCCTCCGCTCAGCTTCCCCGTCCCCGTCCCCATCCGGGCCGGGAGGGAAGctgcccccgcccccgcccccgcgctcctacggcggcggcggcggcggatctggcGACGCAGCGGACTCCGGGGGCGCCAGCGACGGCGCCGGCGGCCGCGCAGGCATCCTCGGCATGTTCCTCGCCGGGTGGGCGGCCCGCGTCGCCGCGGATCCCCAGTTCCCGTTCAAGGTGCTCATGGAGGAGCTGGTCGGCGTCACCGCCTGCGTGCTCGGCGACATGTCGTCCCGCCCCAACTTCGGCCTCAACGAGCTCGACTTCGTCTTCTCCACCCTCGTTGTCGGATCCATCCTCAACTTCGTGCTCATGTACATGCTCGCTCCCACAGCCGGggtctccgccgccgcctctgccGCCGCCTCTGCCGCCGTCTCCTCCCTCCCCAGCCACATGTTCGAGCCGGGTGCTTACTCGCTCGGCTCCCGCGTCGCGACCCTCGTGTCCAAGGGCACCACGTTCGCGGTGGTGGGGTTCGGGGCCGGGCTCATGGGCACCGCGATCTCCAACGGGCTCATCGCCTTGAGGAAGCGCATGGACCCGGCCTTCGAGACCCCCAACAAGGCGCCGCCCACGCTGCTCAACGCAGGCACCTGGGCGCTCCACATGGGCATCAGCAGCAACCTGCGATACCAGACCCTGAATGGGGTCGAGTTCCTCCTTGGCAATGTCATGCCACCCCCGGTCTTCAAGGTGTCCGTGATCGCACTCCGTTGCATGAACAACGTGCTTGGTGGGATGTCCTTCGTGTTGCTTGCAAGGCTCACTGGTGCGCAGAAATCAGATAAGCCGGCATCTTCTGATTCAGAAGCCAAGGAGAGATTGATAGCTGAGGGCGATGCCATTGCTGCTAATGTTAGCAGTGAGGACAAGTGA